A portion of the Roseovarius sp. SCSIO 43702 genome contains these proteins:
- a CDS encoding NlpC/P60 family protein: MSDARITPFNGRVAHVSLRGQVPAETFVDGEMQRVAAIVADICDAPAGTRERQMLRGEAFTVLDARAGHVFGYADRDGYCGWVEEAAFRSGPDERPTHRVAVARSYGKTTPGLKTMGRVTALPFGAGLVALGEENGWMRVAWERGARATDLYVPASHLRPADDVETDPVAVAARLIGTPYLWGGNSAFGIDCSGLVQIACLACGLACPGDSDMQEAVLGTTLPEDAELRRGDLVFWKGHVGWIADHDTLLHANAHHMAVAYEPLKDAIGRIHGQGEGGITSRKRMGVSR, translated from the coding sequence TTGAGCGACGCGCGCATCACTCCTTTCAATGGCCGGGTGGCGCATGTGTCGCTGCGCGGGCAGGTCCCGGCAGAGACCTTCGTCGACGGTGAGATGCAGAGGGTCGCGGCGATCGTAGCCGATATCTGTGATGCGCCCGCTGGGACAAGGGAGCGCCAGATGTTGCGGGGCGAGGCGTTCACGGTGCTTGATGCACGTGCGGGTCATGTCTTCGGCTATGCGGACCGGGACGGGTATTGCGGATGGGTCGAGGAGGCGGCGTTCCGGTCGGGACCGGATGAGCGCCCGACCCATCGCGTCGCCGTCGCCAGAAGCTATGGCAAGACGACACCGGGGCTGAAGACCATGGGGCGCGTGACGGCCTTGCCGTTTGGAGCGGGGCTGGTCGCGCTCGGAGAAGAGAACGGCTGGATGCGCGTGGCCTGGGAGCGGGGCGCGAGAGCGACAGATCTCTACGTGCCTGCCTCTCATCTTCGTCCGGCGGACGACGTCGAAACCGACCCGGTTGCAGTGGCCGCACGGCTGATCGGGACGCCCTACCTGTGGGGTGGCAACTCTGCTTTCGGGATTGACTGTTCGGGACTGGTGCAGATCGCGTGCCTCGCTTGTGGGCTCGCGTGTCCGGGAGATAGCGACATGCAGGAGGCGGTCCTGGGGACTACGCTGCCCGAGGATGCGGAGCTGCGGCGCGGCGACCTCGTGTTCTGGAAAGGGCATGTGGGATGGATCGCGGATCACGATACGCTGCTGCATGCAAACGCACATCACATGGCCGTTGCATATGAGCCGCTGAAAGATGCGATCGGGCGCATCCACGGTCAGGGCGAGGGCGGGATTACATCGAGAAAGAGAATGGGAGTGAGCAGATGA
- a CDS encoding M17 family metallopeptidase codes for MTLTFALDDPRATPLHVMESDALDAWCADQAPRVSAWVRASAFKAGLGSSLLIPDENGGVAMALAGYGDAKARARGRFHLAQVATGLPEGVYRLIGLPEDRLEEEALGWLLSAYTFDRYAEQKPAKARLVCPEGVNAARLETIAAGEALTRDLINTPAEDMGPDALEAATRDLAVAHGAHLSVTVGDELLEANFPLIHTVGRAAEKTPRLLDLRWGKEGPLLCLVGKGVCFDTGGLNLKPGSSMSLMKKDMGGAATMLGLARMIMGLGLPLRLRVLIPAVENAVAGNAFRPGDIFKSRKGLTVEINNTDAEGRLVLADALALGAEDAPDLMVSMATLTGAARVAVGPDLAPYFTDVEEDADALDRAARDVADPVWRLPFHAPYETMIEPGIADLDNAPKGGFAGAITAALFLRRFSGDVRYMHFDIYGWNPNAAPARPKGGVGMGARALLGALPEMLKL; via the coding sequence ATGACCCTGACCTTTGCCTTGGACGATCCACGGGCGACTCCTCTCCACGTGATGGAAAGCGACGCGCTTGATGCATGGTGCGCCGATCAGGCCCCCCGGGTTTCCGCCTGGGTGCGTGCGTCGGCTTTCAAGGCCGGTCTGGGATCGAGCCTGCTGATCCCGGACGAGAATGGCGGCGTCGCGATGGCTCTTGCAGGTTATGGTGATGCCAAGGCCCGCGCGAGGGGGCGGTTTCATCTTGCCCAAGTCGCGACCGGCTTGCCCGAGGGCGTGTATCGCCTGATCGGCCTGCCGGAAGACAGGCTGGAAGAAGAGGCGCTCGGTTGGCTCCTCTCGGCCTACACGTTCGATCGCTATGCCGAGCAGAAACCCGCGAAGGCGCGGCTCGTCTGCCCGGAAGGTGTGAACGCCGCGCGGCTGGAGACCATCGCCGCCGGTGAGGCGCTGACTCGCGACCTGATCAACACACCTGCGGAGGATATGGGGCCGGACGCGCTCGAGGCGGCGACGCGAGACCTGGCCGTGGCCCATGGCGCTCATCTCTCCGTGACCGTCGGCGATGAATTGCTGGAAGCGAATTTCCCTCTGATCCACACGGTCGGTCGGGCCGCAGAGAAAACGCCACGCCTTCTCGACCTGAGGTGGGGGAAAGAAGGGCCGCTTCTCTGCCTCGTGGGTAAGGGTGTCTGTTTCGATACCGGGGGACTCAATCTCAAGCCCGGCTCCTCGATGAGCCTGATGAAGAAGGATATGGGCGGCGCGGCGACAATGCTTGGTCTTGCCCGGATGATCATGGGTCTTGGCCTGCCTCTGCGGCTTCGGGTTCTCATCCCGGCGGTCGAGAACGCGGTGGCCGGCAACGCGTTTCGACCGGGGGACATTTTCAAGTCCCGCAAGGGGCTTACCGTCGAGATCAACAACACGGATGCCGAGGGGCGTCTCGTCCTTGCCGATGCGCTGGCGCTCGGGGCGGAGGACGCGCCTGATCTCATGGTGTCGATGGCGACACTGACCGGGGCGGCGCGGGTTGCGGTGGGTCCCGACCTCGCCCCATATTTCACCGATGTGGAGGAGGACGCGGATGCGTTGGACCGCGCGGCGCGGGACGTGGCCGACCCGGTATGGCGGTTGCCGTTCCATGCACCTTACGAGACGATGATCGAGCCGGGGATCGCGGATCTCGATAATGCGCCCAAGGGCGGTTTTGCCGGCGCGATTACGGCCGCGCTGTTCCTGCGCCGGTTCTCGGGGGATGTCCGCTACATGCATTTCGACATCTACGGCTGGAACCCGAACGCGGCCCCGGCCCGGCCCAAGGGGGGCGTCGGCATGGGCGCGCGCGCTTTGTTGGGCGCGTTGCCGGAGATGTTGAAGCTTTGA
- a CDS encoding carbonic anhydrase has translation MKNARPLPSYLVQRYHGWKATSYAENQSWYRRLAEEGQHPRAMIISCCDSRVQVTSIFGADQGEFFIHRNIANLVPPYETGGSRHGTSATIEYAVTALKVAHVIVMGHSNCGGVQGCLDMCEGSAPALEKKSSFVGRWMDILRPSYEKVKDIPDPNDRAQALEHEAVLISLKNLMTFPFVASEVEAGRLSLHGVWLDIGPGGVLHYIPEHDKFVAV, from the coding sequence ATGAAAAACGCGCGCCCCCTGCCCTCCTATCTTGTCCAGCGCTATCATGGCTGGAAGGCAACGAGCTATGCAGAGAACCAGAGCTGGTATCGCCGCCTTGCCGAAGAAGGACAGCATCCGCGCGCGATGATCATTTCCTGCTGCGACAGTCGCGTGCAGGTCACCTCGATCTTCGGTGCCGACCAGGGCGAGTTCTTCATTCATCGCAATATCGCGAACCTTGTCCCACCCTACGAAACCGGCGGTTCACGGCACGGCACCTCGGCGACCATCGAATACGCGGTCACCGCCCTGAAGGTCGCGCATGTCATCGTCATGGGGCATTCGAATTGCGGCGGCGTACAGGGATGCCTCGATATGTGCGAGGGATCCGCACCGGCGCTCGAGAAGAAGTCAAGTTTCGTGGGCCGCTGGATGGACATCCTGCGCCCCTCCTATGAGAAGGTGAAGGACATCCCCGATCCGAACGATCGCGCCCAGGCCCTCGAACACGAAGCCGTGCTGATCTCGCTCAAGAACCTGATGACGTTTCCCTTCGTCGCGTCCGAAGTCGAGGCAGGACGGCTCTCTTTGCATGGCGTCTGGCTGGATATCGGGCCCGGGGGGGTTCTGCACTATATCCCCGAGCACGACAAATTCGTCGCCGTCTGA
- a CDS encoding sodium-dependent bicarbonate transport family permease, translating to MPEILALAASNIISPIVLSFALGLAAALARSDLSIPEAVAKGLSIYLLFAIGFKGGVSVADHGIDARLGLSLLAGVALSALLPFLAFALLRLMSRMSALDAAAVAGHYGSISIVTFVAATSILDGRGIASEGYMVAVAAAMEAPAILSALWLVSRGSNGRRIGGDLWREILLNGSIVLLVGSFLIGWVTGPKGLAEIEAFIVAPFKGVLCLFLLDMGLVAGRGMRQGRDALGFGAITFGILMPCLGSFAGLACALVLGLSTGGALLLMTLAASASYIAVPAAMRVALPEANPSIYLTLSLGVTFPFNLTVGIPLYLALAQSATGG from the coding sequence ATGCCGGAAATCCTTGCCCTCGCGGCATCGAACATAATCTCTCCCATCGTCCTGTCCTTCGCCTTGGGACTCGCAGCCGCGCTGGCGCGGTCGGATCTCTCGATCCCCGAGGCCGTGGCGAAGGGCCTCTCGATCTACCTTCTCTTCGCGATCGGCTTCAAGGGCGGGGTGAGTGTAGCCGATCACGGCATTGATGCGCGTCTCGGCCTCTCGCTATTGGCAGGTGTCGCGCTCTCGGCGTTGCTGCCTTTCCTGGCTTTCGCGCTTCTGCGGCTCATGTCCCGGATGAGTGCGCTCGACGCGGCCGCCGTGGCCGGACATTACGGCTCCATCTCGATCGTCACCTTCGTCGCCGCCACCTCGATCCTCGACGGGCGCGGCATCGCCTCCGAAGGCTATATGGTGGCGGTCGCGGCGGCCATGGAAGCACCAGCCATCCTCTCGGCGCTCTGGCTCGTGTCGCGCGGCTCGAACGGGCGGCGCATCGGCGGCGATCTCTGGCGCGAGATCCTGCTGAACGGCTCCATCGTGCTCTTGGTCGGGTCATTTCTTATCGGCTGGGTCACTGGTCCGAAGGGACTGGCGGAAATCGAGGCGTTCATCGTGGCCCCTTTCAAGGGTGTGCTCTGTCTATTCCTACTCGACATGGGGCTCGTGGCCGGACGCGGCATGCGACAGGGGCGTGATGCTCTGGGCTTCGGCGCCATCACCTTCGGTATCCTCATGCCCTGTCTCGGCAGTTTCGCGGGGCTTGCCTGCGCGCTCGTCCTCGGTCTTTCAACTGGCGGCGCCCTGCTTCTGATGACACTGGCAGCCTCGGCCAGCTATATTGCCGTGCCGGCCGCCATGCGCGTCGCCCTTCCCGAAGCGAACCCGTCGATCTATCTCACGCTTTCACTCGGCGTGACCTTCCCCTTCAACCTGACGGTGGGCATCCCGCTCTATCTCGCGCTGGCCCAATCCGCGACAGGAGGCTGA
- a CDS encoding P-II family nitrogen regulator, whose amino-acid sequence MQTHLAKRVEITIETVMQSRLTAALIDAGVTGYTILPVLGGSGRSGEWSRSGQVSRAGGMVQVICIIRPERLDELLDAAFAVVERHIGVVCVTDCEVLRAERF is encoded by the coding sequence ATGCAGACGCATCTTGCCAAACGAGTCGAGATCACCATCGAGACGGTCATGCAATCGCGTCTCACCGCGGCGCTCATCGACGCGGGCGTCACCGGCTACACGATCCTGCCGGTTCTGGGTGGGTCCGGCCGATCGGGTGAGTGGAGCCGTTCCGGTCAGGTGAGCCGGGCAGGCGGGATGGTGCAGGTCATCTGCATCATTCGGCCGGAGCGTCTCGACGAGTTGCTCGATGCAGCATTCGCCGTGGTTGAACGTCATATCGGCGTCGTCTGCGTCACCGACTGCGAAGTGCTGCGCGCCGAAAGGTTCTGA
- a CDS encoding error-prone DNA polymerase, with protein sequence MPENDHQHPRRTIEAGAFIPNPPAEYVELGVTTCFSFLRGASDAVDLTTTAHALGYDRLGCADLNTMAGVVRLHAEALKAAMRPVIGCRLRLVTGEEFLAYPRNRAAYGRLCALLSKGKMHDAEGAWQAKGACDITIEDLARHGADVQLVVVPDESLTRFAANLARLVRALPTMKHVAASYLYRGDDRARINRLDRLARGHGLSIMATNDVRYHVPERRPLLDVMTCILHKTTIDRAGFLLNPNAELHLKSPAQMKALFSEWPHAIKATRDIADACDFDLRELAYDYPRETVPDGRSPQEYLEELTWKGAARRYPEGLSPKLEKTLRKELDLIRKLDIPQYFLTIEQIVKFARYECDPPILCQGRGSAANSAVCYVLGITAVDPAKNDLLFERFISEERKEPPDIDVDFEHERREEVIQHIYDKYGRDRAALCATVIHYRPRMAVREVGKVMGLSEDVTSALAKTIWGSWGREMGAREAAQAGIDLGDPLMARTIRLADQMIGMPRHLGQHVGGFILTEKPLTHTVPIGNGAMPERSFIEWDKDDIDELRILKVDILALGMLTCIHKAFDLIRVHHDRELTLAGIPDDDTATYDMLCRGDSLGVFQVESRAQMNMLPRLKPREFYDLVIQVAIVRPGPIQGDMVHPYLRRRSGAEPEDYPAPAPPHDPDELRKVLGRTMGVPIFQEQAMKIAMVAAEFSSEEANQLRKAMGTFRSKGQIETLEEKMTGRMVRRGYDPEFAARCFNQIKGFGYYGFPESHAASFAHLVYVSSWIKCHYPEVFCAALLNSQPMGFYAPAQIVRNAREHMVEVRPIDVNYSDWNSTLEPVRPGVFAVRLGLRQVDGVARRMAERIMKARTRPFTDLADLKMRARLDAGTVRKLAAADAMRSMMLDRRQALWDARALRDAPDLPLFAERDEGEELRFDLPKMPICEHVVADYQTTRLSLKAHPMSFLRKSMARQGYASAAMLQDMRNGQSVRLAGIVLIRQRPGSAKGVCFITLEDETGVANLVVWPKTMEGFRKVVMGARIIDVKGVVQRSEEVIHVVAHHLKDRSDALERLSNDMMEPPLARADEVRKAVPQGPQGHPRNARVIPKSRDFH encoded by the coding sequence ATGCCTGAAAACGATCACCAGCATCCGCGCCGCACCATAGAGGCAGGTGCGTTCATCCCGAACCCGCCTGCCGAGTACGTTGAACTGGGCGTGACGACGTGTTTTTCCTTTCTGCGAGGGGCCTCGGACGCGGTCGATTTGACCACCACGGCACATGCGCTGGGATACGACAGGCTGGGTTGTGCGGATCTCAACACCATGGCCGGGGTCGTGCGGCTTCATGCCGAGGCCCTCAAGGCCGCGATGCGGCCGGTGATCGGGTGCCGTCTACGGCTTGTCACCGGCGAGGAATTCCTTGCTTATCCACGCAATCGGGCAGCCTATGGCCGGCTATGCGCACTTCTTTCCAAGGGCAAGATGCATGACGCCGAAGGTGCGTGGCAGGCCAAGGGGGCGTGCGACATCACGATCGAAGATCTGGCCCGGCATGGCGCGGACGTGCAGCTTGTCGTCGTGCCGGACGAAAGCCTGACGCGGTTCGCGGCGAACCTGGCGCGGCTGGTGCGCGCCTTGCCGACGATGAAGCATGTCGCCGCAAGCTATCTCTATCGCGGGGATGACAGGGCGCGGATAAATCGGCTCGACCGGCTTGCACGCGGCCATGGGCTTTCGATCATGGCCACCAACGACGTGCGCTATCACGTGCCGGAGCGCCGGCCGCTTCTCGACGTGATGACCTGCATCCTGCACAAGACGACGATCGACAGGGCGGGTTTCCTGCTCAATCCGAATGCCGAATTGCACCTGAAATCGCCTGCGCAGATGAAGGCGCTTTTCTCCGAGTGGCCGCACGCCATAAAGGCCACGCGTGACATTGCGGATGCCTGCGATTTCGATCTGAGGGAACTGGCCTATGACTACCCCAGGGAGACGGTGCCCGACGGACGTTCGCCGCAGGAATATCTCGAGGAATTGACCTGGAAAGGGGCGGCGCGGCGCTATCCCGAAGGGCTTTCGCCCAAGCTCGAGAAGACCTTGCGGAAGGAACTCGATCTCATCCGGAAGCTTGATATCCCACAGTATTTCCTCACCATCGAGCAGATCGTGAAATTCGCGCGGTACGAATGCGATCCGCCGATCCTGTGCCAGGGGCGGGGATCGGCAGCCAATTCGGCGGTGTGTTATGTTCTGGGTATCACGGCCGTGGACCCGGCGAAGAACGATCTACTGTTCGAGCGATTCATCAGCGAGGAACGCAAGGAGCCACCGGACATAGACGTCGATTTCGAACATGAGCGGCGCGAGGAGGTAATTCAGCACATATACGACAAGTATGGTCGTGACCGGGCCGCGCTTTGTGCGACGGTGATCCATTACCGCCCGCGCATGGCCGTGCGCGAGGTGGGCAAGGTCATGGGGCTGTCGGAGGACGTCACCAGCGCGCTGGCCAAGACCATCTGGGGCTCATGGGGCCGCGAGATGGGTGCGCGGGAAGCGGCGCAGGCGGGGATTGATCTTGGCGATCCGCTGATGGCGCGGACCATCCGGCTAGCCGATCAGATGATCGGGATGCCGCGTCATCTTGGGCAGCATGTGGGGGGCTTCATCCTGACGGAGAAGCCACTGACCCACACCGTGCCCATCGGCAACGGCGCCATGCCGGAGCGGAGCTTCATCGAATGGGACAAGGACGATATCGACGAGCTGCGCATTCTCAAGGTGGATATCCTGGCGCTCGGGATGCTGACCTGCATTCACAAGGCATTCGATCTCATTCGCGTTCATCACGACCGGGAATTGACCCTTGCCGGCATCCCGGATGACGATACCGCGACGTATGACATGTTGTGCCGGGGCGACAGCCTCGGTGTCTTCCAAGTGGAAAGCCGCGCGCAGATGAACATGCTGCCGCGCCTGAAACCGCGCGAGTTCTACGACCTGGTCATACAGGTGGCGATCGTGCGTCCCGGGCCGATCCAAGGCGACATGGTGCATCCCTATCTGCGCCGGCGCAGCGGAGCGGAGCCCGAAGACTATCCCGCCCCCGCCCCGCCGCATGATCCGGATGAGCTGCGCAAGGTTCTGGGCCGCACCATGGGTGTACCGATCTTTCAGGAACAGGCGATGAAGATCGCCATGGTCGCGGCGGAGTTTTCTTCGGAAGAGGCGAACCAGTTGCGCAAGGCCATGGGGACCTTCCGCTCGAAAGGACAGATCGAGACGCTTGAGGAGAAGATGACCGGGAGGATGGTCAGGCGCGGCTACGATCCCGAATTCGCCGCGCGATGTTTCAACCAGATCAAGGGTTTCGGCTATTACGGTTTTCCCGAAAGTCATGCGGCGAGTTTCGCGCACCTGGTCTATGTTTCGAGCTGGATCAAGTGCCATTATCCAGAGGTCTTTTGCGCCGCCCTGCTGAATTCGCAGCCGATGGGGTTCTATGCGCCCGCGCAGATCGTGCGGAACGCGCGCGAACATATGGTCGAAGTGCGTCCGATCGACGTGAACTATTCCGATTGGAACAGCACGCTCGAACCTGTGCGCCCCGGTGTTTTTGCCGTGCGGCTCGGACTGAGGCAGGTGGATGGGGTGGCGCGCAGGATGGCCGAGCGGATCATGAAAGCGCGGACACGGCCTTTCACCGACCTGGCGGATCTGAAGATGCGTGCGCGCCTCGATGCGGGAACGGTGCGCAAGCTCGCGGCGGCGGATGCGATGCGGTCGATGATGCTCGATCGCCGTCAGGCATTATGGGACGCGCGGGCATTGCGCGATGCGCCCGATTTGCCGCTTTTTGCCGAAAGAGATGAGGGGGAAGAGCTGCGTTTCGATCTGCCGAAGATGCCGATTTGCGAGCATGTGGTGGCAGATTACCAGACCACGCGCCTTTCGCTCAAGGCGCACCCCATGTCATTCCTGCGCAAGAGCATGGCACGGCAAGGATACGCCTCGGCCGCCATGTTGCAGGACATGCGTAACGGGCAGTCCGTCCGGCTGGCCGGGATCGTTCTCATCCGGCAGCGGCCAGGAAGCGCGAAGGGCGTATGTTTCATCACGCTGGAGGACGAGACGGGCGTGGCGAACCTTGTCGTGTGGCCCAAGACGATGGAAGGGTTTCGGAAGGTCGTCATGGGCGCGCGGATCATTGACGTGAAGGGCGTGGTGCAACGCAGCGAGGAGGTCATTCACGTGGTGGCGCACCACCTGAAGGATCGCAGCGATGCGCTTGAACGGTTGTCGAACGATATGATGGAGCCGCCACTGGCGCGGGCCGACGAGGTCAGAAAAGCCGTGCCGCAGGGGCCGCAGGGACATCCACGCAATGCGAGGGTGATCCCGAAATCACGCGATTTCCATTGA
- a CDS encoding DNA polymerase Y family protein, whose product MERRGDAPPDDVPLVLAREGQHGPVIHAANRTARGMGIGPGARIVDMRAVCAELQVEYADPGGDRAALDRLAIWARRWCPWTVRDGEDGLILDTTGSDHLMGGEAGMLRDMEEKLSLLGLSSHLAVAPTWGAAWALARFGPVRSICATGEVERKLANLPVDGLRLEPETLLLLRRLGLKTIGALMKVPRLSLARRFVRTALEANPLMRLDQALGKLAEPVASVEIKPHPRVESRLAEPILDPAPHVPELCEALCTTLGARGEVCRRLYLNVYHTDGEVSRLEVATSVSTRDPAHLASLFRDRIERINPGFGFDLITLEAGGVEREQTVQKRLDGEADEDVQINRLVDRLTAKFGARAVTRTVLCESHVPERAERQAPALAEPETAALPVAKERPIRLLDRPEEVKVLYEVPEGPPAQFVWRRQTHRVVRYAGPERIAPEWWKDRPGTRLRDYFKIEDQNGRRIWLYREGVHGDGRGGEPHWFVHGFFA is encoded by the coding sequence ATGGAGCGCAGGGGCGACGCACCACCGGATGACGTGCCCTTGGTTCTGGCTCGCGAAGGACAGCACGGGCCGGTCATCCATGCCGCCAACCGCACCGCGCGGGGCATGGGCATCGGTCCCGGTGCGCGGATCGTCGACATGCGCGCCGTGTGCGCCGAATTGCAGGTCGAATACGCCGATCCGGGTGGCGACAGGGCGGCGCTGGACAGGCTGGCGATCTGGGCACGGCGCTGGTGCCCGTGGACGGTGCGGGATGGAGAGGACGGGTTGATCCTCGACACCACGGGATCGGATCACCTGATGGGCGGCGAGGCGGGAATGCTGAGAGACATGGAAGAAAAATTGTCCCTGCTGGGACTTTCATCGCACTTGGCCGTGGCGCCTACATGGGGCGCGGCCTGGGCCCTGGCGCGGTTTGGGCCGGTGCGGTCGATTTGCGCAACAGGAGAAGTGGAGCGCAAGCTGGCGAACCTGCCGGTCGACGGGCTGCGTCTCGAGCCCGAGACTCTCCTGCTCTTGCGACGGTTGGGGCTCAAGACCATCGGCGCGCTCATGAAGGTGCCGCGCCTCTCGCTGGCCCGGCGATTCGTCCGGACGGCGCTTGAGGCCAATCCGCTGATGCGGCTTGATCAGGCACTGGGAAAACTGGCCGAGCCGGTGGCAAGCGTCGAGATCAAGCCGCATCCCAGGGTGGAGAGCCGCCTTGCCGAACCGATTCTCGATCCCGCGCCGCATGTCCCCGAGCTGTGCGAGGCGCTTTGCACGACACTTGGCGCGCGAGGGGAGGTTTGCCGGCGACTTTATCTTAACGTTTACCACACGGATGGCGAGGTGAGCCGCCTGGAGGTCGCCACCTCGGTCAGTACGCGCGATCCTGCCCATTTGGCCAGCCTGTTCCGCGACAGGATCGAGCGGATCAATCCCGGTTTTGGCTTTGACCTGATCACGTTGGAAGCGGGAGGGGTGGAGCGCGAACAGACCGTGCAGAAGAGGCTCGATGGCGAAGCGGACGAAGATGTGCAGATCAACCGTCTGGTGGACCGACTGACCGCGAAATTCGGTGCGCGCGCCGTGACGCGAACGGTGCTTTGCGAAAGCCACGTGCCCGAACGGGCCGAAAGGCAGGCGCCCGCACTTGCCGAGCCGGAGACGGCTGCCTTGCCCGTGGCCAAAGAGCGGCCCATCCGTCTTCTGGACCGTCCCGAGGAGGTGAAGGTTCTCTACGAGGTGCCTGAAGGCCCGCCGGCGCAGTTCGTCTGGCGACGCCAGACGCATCGTGTCGTGCGCTACGCGGGCCCCGAGCGGATCGCGCCGGAATGGTGGAAGGACCGGCCCGGCACCCGGTTGCGGGATTACTTCAAGATCGAAGATCAGAACGGGCGGCGCATCTGGCTTTATCGCGAGGGCGTGCATGGCGATGGCCGGGGCGGCGAGCCGCACTGGTTCGTGCATGGGTTCTTTGCATGA
- a CDS encoding ImuA family protein produces MKLIKSGKRLAEERACPTPFGVTLSEVFSASAMDAGAVGYVLSRLPRGDAPILWVQDRLSRKEAGRPYLTGIGVERPIIMVGLTRETDVLWAMEDGLRCRGLGAVIGEIWGNPAKVDFTATKRLAMRSEAAKVPCWLVRHAASPDLSAARDRWRIASLPSARHPHDARSPGAPRWSLDLFRSRGTKPGQWVASYDRTTDRLDLSAAFRDGEMAETYGAQGRRTTG; encoded by the coding sequence ATGAAGTTGATCAAATCGGGAAAGCGTTTGGCAGAAGAGAGGGCATGTCCGACTCCGTTCGGCGTGACGCTTTCGGAGGTGTTTTCCGCCTCGGCGATGGATGCCGGCGCGGTGGGTTATGTCTTGTCGCGCCTTCCGCGGGGCGACGCGCCTATCCTGTGGGTTCAGGACCGGCTTTCGCGCAAGGAAGCGGGGCGACCCTACCTGACGGGGATCGGAGTCGAACGACCGATCATCATGGTCGGATTGACACGCGAGACGGATGTGCTCTGGGCGATGGAAGACGGCTTGCGATGTCGTGGCCTCGGAGCCGTGATCGGAGAGATATGGGGCAACCCTGCCAAGGTGGATTTCACCGCGACCAAACGGCTGGCCATGCGGTCGGAAGCGGCGAAGGTTCCGTGTTGGCTTGTCCGCCACGCCGCCTCGCCCGATCTGAGCGCGGCGCGGGACAGGTGGCGGATCGCGTCATTGCCTTCGGCTCGGCATCCGCACGACGCGAGATCACCGGGCGCGCCGCGGTGGTCGCTCGATCTTTTCCGGTCGCGGGGGACGAAACCGGGGCAATGGGTGGCCAGCTATGACCGGACGACGGATCGTCTCGATCTCTCTGCCGCATTTCGCGATGGAGAGATGGCAGAGACATATGGAGCGCAGGGGCGACGCACCACCGGATGA
- a CDS encoding RES family NAD+ phosphorylase: protein MRVTTLNDRALVRLISETHHKPPVLRGLVDSDEEAAVLAEIEGETSARLVAEREGSPALDRRELAFARRSRDLRLYGQSHINAAFTYTRPTGNRFNTGERGAWYCAWDMLTSAQEVGYHRTRELNFVGRFEHEARYVELLADFIGDFPDLRDEVHPALDPDPNVGYPAGQALAADLRAEGYRGLVYPSVRHEGGRCFVAFDPGIIQNVRPGANWTLTWAGTPDFTIKGN, encoded by the coding sequence GTGAGGGTCACCACGCTCAACGACCGCGCGCTTGTCCGACTTATTTCCGAGACGCATCACAAGCCCCCGGTTCTGCGCGGGCTGGTCGACAGCGACGAGGAGGCGGCGGTCTTGGCCGAGATTGAGGGCGAAACGAGCGCGCGTCTGGTCGCGGAGCGGGAGGGCAGTCCGGCGCTCGATCGCAGGGAACTGGCCTTCGCGCGCCGGTCACGTGACCTGAGGCTTTATGGGCAAAGTCATATCAACGCGGCCTTCACCTATACGAGACCCACGGGAAACCGTTTCAATACGGGCGAGCGGGGTGCGTGGTATTGTGCGTGGGACATGCTGACGAGCGCGCAGGAGGTAGGATATCACCGCACGCGCGAGCTCAACTTCGTAGGCCGGTTCGAACACGAGGCGCGATACGTGGAGCTTCTGGCCGATTTCATCGGGGATTTTCCTGATCTTCGCGACGAGGTGCACCCCGCGCTCGATCCCGATCCGAACGTGGGGTATCCGGCGGGGCAGGCGTTGGCTGCCGATCTGCGTGCCGAGGGATATCGCGGGCTGGTCTACCCTTCGGTGCGGCACGAGGGCGGACGCTGTTTCGTGGCTTTCGATCCGGGCATCATCCAGAACGTGCGTCCGGGAGCGAACTGGACCTTGACATGGGCCGGCACGCCGGACTTCACGATCAAAGGCAACTGA
- a CDS encoding MbcA/ParS/Xre antitoxin family protein, protein MEHLVMEQAAPDRQAVALKAYGRIAEQWGLTLREAAALADMTESTWKRAKKPTFAGQLSRDQMLRLSGLVGLYKSLELYFDPPLSREWVRLANAGPEFDGVRPVDAMIAGGLPKILRVRSYVDALRGGA, encoded by the coding sequence ATGGAACATCTCGTGATGGAGCAGGCGGCGCCTGATCGCCAGGCTGTGGCGCTCAAGGCGTATGGGCGCATCGCCGAGCAGTGGGGTCTGACCCTGCGCGAGGCGGCGGCCTTGGCCGATATGACCGAATCCACATGGAAACGCGCGAAGAAGCCGACATTCGCCGGGCAGTTGTCGCGGGACCAGATGCTTCGGCTGAGCGGACTCGTGGGGCTTTACAAGTCGCTTGAGCTTTATTTCGATCCGCCCCTCTCACGCGAATGGGTGCGGCTGGCGAATGCAGGGCCGGAATTCGACGGGGTGCGGCCCGTGGATGCGATGATCGCAGGCGGATTGCCCAAGATCCTGCGCGTGCGATCTTATGTCGACGCGCTCAGGGGCGGGGCGTGA